A window from Herbaspirillum sp. meg3 encodes these proteins:
- a CDS encoding FAD-dependent monooxygenase, which produces MTIRHHPVLIAGAGPTGLTAAMELSRLGVPVRLIDKLTAPSATSRALAVQARTLELLQQRGLTDKMLAAGNKAHAGSLYGRGKLLGKVDLSRIPGRHNYVLLLSQAETERLLTEQLALQGVQIERGVELIGFVQSQASTPASTLASGVLAELRHADGRIEQVQAAALISAEGAHSSARHALNLAFEGKSLKPTYALADLYVDGEIASDQLSIFISDHGFLAMFPLAQGHFRMIAIEPDAEARQDDELVRDIPGDPPTLAQLQAIYDAHSPVPATLSNIVWSSHFRINSRMLQTLRQGNVFFGGDAAHIHSPAGGQGMNTGIQDMIDLCWKLALVLQGRADAALLDTYEQDRLPVIRNIVTRTEAATDVLNSRSTWVHTLVTHIAPLALNIDFIQDTATRLISEINVDYRSSPLSATHDAGGSLHGGDRLPDIDVIAWEHNNSEAESREGNLYALLDPSRLTLLIAQGPSAPILPPDWREQLHRWEGVLTIRHVAAALAEGQDREFRNLFGSYHLHVARPDCYLGFVGDAAQWDALIAWLEKWFAPQAEG; this is translated from the coding sequence ATGACGATTCGACATCATCCTGTACTGATCGCCGGCGCCGGCCCAACCGGTCTCACCGCCGCCATGGAGCTGTCCCGGCTGGGCGTGCCGGTGCGCCTGATCGACAAGCTGACGGCGCCGTCGGCGACATCGCGTGCGCTGGCGGTGCAGGCGCGCACGCTGGAGTTGCTGCAACAACGTGGTCTGACTGACAAGATGCTGGCAGCGGGCAACAAGGCCCATGCCGGCAGCCTGTATGGACGCGGCAAGCTGCTCGGCAAGGTCGATCTGAGCCGGATTCCCGGAAGGCACAACTATGTCCTGCTGCTGTCGCAAGCCGAGACGGAACGCCTGTTGACAGAACAACTGGCGCTGCAAGGCGTGCAGATCGAGCGCGGCGTCGAGCTGATCGGCTTCGTGCAATCGCAGGCATCCACGCCGGCATCCACGTTAGCGAGCGGCGTACTGGCTGAACTGCGCCATGCCGACGGGCGCATCGAACAAGTGCAGGCAGCCGCATTGATCAGTGCCGAGGGTGCGCACAGCAGCGCGCGTCATGCGCTCAATCTGGCGTTTGAGGGCAAGTCGCTCAAACCGACTTATGCGCTGGCCGATCTGTATGTGGACGGCGAGATCGCGTCGGATCAATTGTCGATCTTCATTTCGGATCACGGCTTTCTGGCGATGTTTCCGCTGGCGCAGGGACATTTCCGCATGATCGCCATCGAACCCGATGCCGAGGCCCGGCAAGATGACGAGCTGGTGCGCGACATTCCCGGTGATCCGCCGACGCTGGCGCAACTGCAGGCGATCTACGATGCGCATTCGCCGGTACCGGCGACGCTGAGCAATATTGTCTGGAGTTCGCACTTCCGCATCAACAGCCGCATGCTGCAGACACTGCGGCAAGGCAATGTGTTCTTCGGCGGCGATGCCGCACATATCCATAGCCCGGCCGGCGGCCAGGGCATGAACACCGGCATCCAGGACATGATCGATCTGTGCTGGAAGCTGGCGCTGGTGCTGCAAGGCAGAGCCGATGCGGCGCTTCTCGACACCTACGAGCAAGACCGCCTGCCGGTGATTCGCAACATTGTCACGCGCACCGAAGCGGCCACCGATGTACTCAATTCGCGCAGCACATGGGTGCACACCCTGGTGACGCATATTGCGCCGCTGGCGCTGAACATCGACTTCATCCAGGACACCGCCACGCGACTGATCAGCGAAATCAATGTTGATTACCGCAGCAGCCCGCTGTCGGCCACGCATGATGCCGGCGGCAGCCTGCACGGCGGTGACCGCTTGCCGGATATCGACGTGATCGCATGGGAACACAACAACAGCGAGGCAGAATCCCGCGAAGGCAATCTGTACGCGCTGCTCGATCCGTCGCGCCTGACGCTGCTGATCGCACAAGGCCCGTCGGCGCCGATTCTGCCGCCAGACTGGCGCGAACAATTACACCGCTGGGAAGGTGTGCTGACCATACGCCACGTCGCTGCAGCGCTGGCAGAGGGACAAGATCGCGAATTCAGGAATCTGTTCGGCTCTTACCATTTGCATGTCGCCCGGCCTGATTGTTATCTCGGCTTTGTGGGCGATGCAGCGCAATGGGATGCCTTGATTGCATGGCTGGAAAAATGGTTTGCGCCGCAAGCTGAAGGATGA
- the recQ gene encoding DNA helicase RecQ: MSEIVSEPVSERVQEQQSKALHILETVFGYSSFRGQQAEIVQHVVQGGDALVLMPTGGGKSLCYQVPALVRDGVGVVVSPLIALMQDQVDALAEVGVRAAFLNSTQTFDEAMQIERRVRSGDLDVLYVAPERLMTPRCLDLLEAAHISLFAIDEAHCVSQWGHDFRPEYIKLSVLHERFPNVPRIALTATADQQTREEIIHRLQLEDARQFVSSFDRPNIRYQIVEKANGRKQLLDFIESEHPDDAGVVYCLSRKKVEETAEFLKQSGINALPYHAGMDYAKRTANQSRFLREDKIVMVATIAFGMGIDKPDVRFVAHLDLPKSIEGYYQETGRAGRDGLPANAWMAYGLQDVVQQRRMIAESEADETFKRVLGVKLDAMLGLCETLHCRRVRLLDYFGQHGQQACGNCDICLSPPVSFDGTLMAQKLLSTVYRVEQRFAAGHVLDVLRGIDGERVKQWRHDQLSVFGIGSEYGEAEWRAVLRQVIALGLLTVDHENYSSLKLTEEAKPVLRGEQKIQLRQYQKPVKPKRTSSKSNYTETDLSTEEQTLFDKLRWWRVETARKHNVPAYVIFHDATMREIAKAKPSSLDDLRGVTGVGEKKLETYGTEIIALIQEISGNF; encoded by the coding sequence ATGTCTGAAATTGTGTCAGAGCCGGTGTCAGAGCGGGTTCAGGAGCAGCAATCCAAAGCGCTGCACATCCTCGAAACCGTATTCGGCTATTCGTCCTTCCGCGGCCAGCAGGCGGAGATCGTCCAGCATGTCGTGCAGGGCGGCGACGCGCTGGTGCTGATGCCGACCGGCGGCGGCAAGTCGCTGTGCTATCAGGTGCCGGCGCTGGTGCGTGATGGCGTGGGTGTGGTGGTGTCACCGCTTATCGCGCTGATGCAGGATCAGGTCGACGCGCTGGCCGAAGTCGGCGTGCGCGCAGCCTTCCTCAACTCGACGCAGACCTTCGATGAAGCGATGCAGATCGAGCGACGTGTACGCAGCGGCGATCTCGACGTCTTGTACGTGGCGCCGGAACGTCTGATGACGCCGCGCTGCCTCGACCTGCTGGAAGCGGCGCACATCTCGCTGTTTGCCATCGACGAGGCGCACTGCGTGTCGCAATGGGGCCACGACTTCCGTCCCGAATACATCAAGCTGTCGGTGCTGCACGAGCGCTTTCCCAACGTGCCGCGCATCGCACTGACGGCCACCGCCGACCAGCAGACCCGCGAAGAAATCATCCATCGCCTGCAGCTCGAAGATGCACGCCAGTTCGTGTCGTCCTTCGACCGTCCCAACATCCGCTATCAGATCGTCGAAAAGGCCAACGGCCGTAAGCAGTTGCTCGACTTCATCGAGAGCGAGCATCCCGACGACGCCGGCGTGGTGTACTGCCTGTCGCGCAAGAAGGTCGAAGAGACCGCCGAATTTCTCAAGCAGAGCGGCATCAACGCGCTGCCGTATCACGCCGGCATGGACTACGCCAAGCGTACCGCCAACCAGTCGCGCTTCCTGCGGGAAGACAAGATCGTCATGGTCGCCACCATCGCCTTCGGCATGGGCATCGACAAGCCAGACGTGCGCTTTGTCGCCCACCTCGATTTGCCAAAGAGCATCGAAGGCTACTATCAGGAAACCGGCCGCGCCGGCCGTGACGGTTTACCCGCCAACGCCTGGATGGCTTACGGCTTGCAAGACGTGGTGCAACAGCGCCGCATGATCGCCGAGTCCGAAGCCGACGAAACCTTCAAGCGCGTGCTCGGCGTCAAGCTCGACGCCATGCTCGGCCTGTGCGAGACCCTCCATTGCCGCCGCGTGCGCTTGCTCGACTATTTCGGCCAGCATGGCCAGCAAGCCTGCGGCAACTGCGACATCTGCCTGTCGCCGCCGGTCTCTTTCGACGGCACGCTGATGGCGCAAAAACTGTTGTCGACCGTCTACCGCGTCGAACAGCGCTTTGCCGCCGGCCACGTGCTGGATGTCTTGCGAGGCATTGATGGCGAGAGGGTCAAGCAATGGCGCCACGACCAGTTATCGGTGTTCGGCATCGGCAGCGAGTATGGCGAAGCCGAATGGCGCGCCGTGCTGCGCCAGGTCATCGCACTCGGTTTGCTGACCGTCGACCATGAAAACTACAGCTCGCTCAAACTGACCGAAGAGGCCAAGCCGGTGTTGCGCGGCGAGCAAAAAATCCAGCTGCGCCAATATCAGAAGCCGGTCAAACCAAAACGCACGTCGTCCAAATCCAACTACACCGAAACGGATCTGTCGACCGAAGAACAAACGCTCTTTGACAAGCTGCGCTGGTGGCGTGTCGAGACTGCGCGCAAACACAACGTGCCGGCCTACGTTATTTTCCACGACGCCACCATGCGCGAAATCGCCAAAGCCAAGCCGTCATCGCTCGACGATCTGCGTGGCGTCACCGGCGTTGGCGAAAAGAAACTGGAAACTTACGGTACGGAAATTATCGCCCTCATTCAGGAAATATCAGGAAATTTCTGA
- a CDS encoding undecaprenyl-diphosphate phosphatase — translation MDTILALKALIMGIVEGLTEFLPISSTGHLILAGSLLHFASPAFPKEKVDVFEIVIQAGAILAVCWEYRARIASVIGGLFSDRKAQRLVINLIIAFLPAAILGFLFSKKIKAVLFAPVPVAIAFIVGGLIILWVERLNKGNMGYSSGRIDSVDDMTPLDAFKVGCAQAFALIPGTSRSGATIIGGMMFGLSRKAATEFSFFLAIPTLFAATIYSLYKERALLSAADAPLFTIGTVAAFVSAFLCVRWLLRYISSHDFTVFAWYRILFGLVILGTAYSGVVAWVE, via the coding sequence ATGGACACAATTCTCGCTCTCAAAGCGCTCATCATGGGCATCGTAGAAGGCCTGACCGAATTTCTACCTATTTCTTCCACCGGACATCTGATTCTTGCAGGCAGCCTGCTGCATTTCGCCAGCCCGGCCTTTCCGAAAGAAAAAGTCGACGTTTTTGAGATCGTCATCCAGGCCGGCGCCATCCTCGCCGTATGCTGGGAATACCGTGCCCGCATCGCCTCGGTGATCGGCGGTCTGTTCAGTGACCGCAAGGCGCAGCGCCTGGTGATCAACCTGATCATCGCCTTCCTGCCGGCCGCCATCCTCGGCTTCCTGTTCAGCAAGAAGATCAAGGCAGTCCTGTTCGCACCGGTGCCGGTCGCCATCGCCTTCATCGTCGGCGGTCTGATCATCCTGTGGGTAGAACGTCTCAACAAGGGCAACATGGGCTATTCCTCAGGGCGCATCGATTCCGTGGACGACATGACGCCGCTGGATGCCTTCAAGGTCGGCTGCGCACAAGCCTTTGCGCTGATCCCCGGCACCAGCCGTTCGGGCGCCACGATCATCGGCGGCATGATGTTTGGCCTGTCGCGCAAGGCGGCCACCGAGTTTTCCTTCTTCCTGGCGATCCCGACGCTGTTCGCGGCCACCATCTATTCGCTGTACAAAGAGCGCGCCTTGCTGAGCGCCGCCGATGCGCCGCTGTTCACCATCGGTACCGTGGCCGCCTTCGTGTCGGCTTTCCTGTGCGTACGCTGGTTGCTGCGTTACATCAGCTCGCATGACTTCACCGTGTTTGCCTGGTATCGCATCCTGTTCGGTCTGGTGATTTTGGGTACGGCTTATTCGGGTGTTGTTGCCTGGGTCGAATAA
- a CDS encoding undecaprenyl-diphosphate phosphatase: MANVCSAGLDIGFASLDYLQIGFLGIVQGITELLPISSTAHMRIVPAVLGWHDPGSAFSAAMQLAALAAVVSYFWRDVSAVATGSITAWKQRDFNSPMFRLAVAIILATIPIGIAGLALSHVLNACGSPLRSLSVIGWSCIAMAVLLAIAELACRHRRTVDEMRLRDALIVGIAQVGALIPGVSRSGSTLTAALFLNFKREEAARFSFLLGLPAIALAGLKELAVLWHAHIPLQAWSLLLFGIVVASVSAFCAIWGLMKFLERFSTWPFIVYRAALGVFLLVAVSKGFLQ; this comes from the coding sequence GTGGCAAATGTATGCAGCGCCGGTCTGGACATCGGCTTCGCTTCTCTGGACTATTTGCAGATCGGCTTTCTTGGGATCGTACAGGGCATCACCGAGTTGTTGCCGATCTCCTCCACGGCGCATATGCGCATCGTACCGGCTGTATTGGGCTGGCATGATCCGGGCTCAGCCTTCTCGGCGGCGATGCAGCTGGCGGCGCTGGCTGCGGTGGTCAGCTATTTCTGGCGCGATGTCTCGGCCGTTGCCACCGGCAGCATCACCGCGTGGAAGCAGCGTGATTTCAACAGCCCGATGTTCCGCCTGGCGGTTGCCATCATTCTGGCGACCATCCCCATCGGCATCGCCGGTCTGGCTCTTTCGCATGTGTTGAACGCCTGCGGCTCGCCGCTGCGCAGCCTGTCGGTGATCGGCTGGTCGTGCATCGCCATGGCGGTGCTGCTGGCGATTGCCGAACTGGCTTGCCGTCATCGCCGCACCGTCGACGAAATGCGCCTGCGCGACGCGCTGATCGTCGGCATTGCCCAAGTCGGCGCGCTGATCCCAGGCGTGTCGCGTTCGGGGTCGACCTTGACTGCTGCGCTGTTTCTCAATTTCAAGCGGGAAGAAGCGGCACGCTTTTCCTTCCTGCTCGGCTTGCCGGCGATTGCGCTGGCCGGCCTCAAAGAACTGGCTGTCCTGTGGCATGCGCATATTCCGCTGCAGGCATGGTCGCTATTGCTATTCGGCATTGTGGTCGCGAGCGTTTCGGCGTTTTGCGCGATCTGGGGATTGATGAAATTCCTGGAGCGTTTCTCGACCTGGCCTTTCATTGTTTATCGCGCCGCACTTGGCGTATTTTTGCTGGTTGCGGTCAGCAAGGGATTCTTGCAATAA
- a CDS encoding TauD/TfdA family dioxygenase yields the protein MGGSMSSFSLKPLSSALGAEVIGIDMHRPLDAETVQALIDAWHRHIILLFRNQPLTFEEHIAFSRNFGALDDHAAVPRFRHPDYPEILLVTNYEAGGKRLAVGRQWHSDLSTTTRPAKGSLLHCVELPEVGGDTMFCNMYKAWESLSPTLQSILDGRNALHDMSVARETRLARTSDELAEIRRRNPPVYQPIARVHDDSGRKALYVSEMTSVSIEGMTVEESQPLLQYLYEHSVVPENVYRHRWQIGDTMMWDNRSAMHIALSDYDHSQRRIMYRTTLLGQPSGRIAELPAEVKEINPVAVFPVISPPAGTGVHPTA from the coding sequence ATGGGAGGCAGCATGAGTAGCTTTTCCTTGAAACCCTTGTCCTCGGCGCTGGGTGCCGAAGTGATCGGCATCGATATGCACAGGCCGCTGGATGCGGAGACGGTGCAGGCCTTGATCGATGCCTGGCACCGTCACATCATCCTGCTGTTTCGCAATCAGCCGCTGACCTTCGAAGAGCACATCGCCTTCAGCCGCAACTTCGGTGCGCTCGACGATCACGCGGCGGTGCCCAGATTTCGCCATCCCGATTATCCCGAGATCTTGCTGGTGACCAACTACGAAGCCGGTGGAAAACGCCTGGCGGTGGGCCGTCAATGGCACTCCGACTTGTCGACCACTACGCGTCCTGCGAAGGGGTCGCTATTGCATTGCGTAGAGTTGCCCGAAGTCGGCGGCGACACCATGTTCTGCAATATGTACAAGGCCTGGGAAAGTCTGTCGCCGACCTTGCAGTCCATTCTCGATGGCCGCAATGCGCTGCACGACATGTCGGTGGCACGAGAGACGCGGCTGGCGCGCACCAGCGACGAACTCGCCGAGATCCGCCGCCGTAACCCACCGGTCTATCAGCCGATTGCACGCGTACATGACGACAGCGGTCGCAAGGCCTTGTATGTCAGCGAGATGACCTCGGTCTCGATTGAAGGGATGACGGTGGAAGAGAGCCAGCCCTTGCTGCAATATCTCTACGAACACAGCGTCGTGCCGGAAAACGTCTACCGCCATCGCTGGCAAATCGGCGACACCATGATGTGGGACAACCGCAGCGCCATGCATATCGCGCTGTCCGATTACGATCACAGCCAGCGCCGCATCATGTATCGCACCACCTTGCTCGGCCAGCCTTCTGGAAGAATCGCAGAGCTGCCGGCGGAGGTGAAAGAGATTAACCCGGTGGCAGTATTTCCTGTAATTTCTCCACCGGCCGGCACAGGCGTGCACCCAACGGCGTGA